AAATCAGTGAGGAAACTGTCGAAATCCCTCCAGTATCCCATGGCTTCGGCTCTGCGGACGATCGACCCGCCGGTGACTCCGATGGAAGTGAAATATTTGCCGTAATGCTCTGTCTGGACTTTGACGTTATTTTTGAATCCGGGCTGAAAGACTACAGCTGCCAGAAAGCCGCTGTCGCTGTTACCGTCATTGGTGCCGTCACCGTTGAAGTCCACGTCCCCTTCCCAGTATTTCCTGGAGACTTCACCCTGCAGCTGCCATCTTTCGTCTAAATTGTAGTTCAATGAAAGTCCGATCCATTTCATGTTCTGGAGCGTGTCTTCATTGACAAGACCGATTTTTACGGTCTGATCAGGCATCAGGATTCCAGTATCGTTTTCCAGGTTGGCCAGATACAGTTCGTACAGGAACCGGTCTCCGTAGTTGGCCTTCAGCGAGGCCAGACGCAGGTCGAGACCGTCATTGTCGTTGGTGTCGTTAAAACCAGCGGCAGCAGAAGTATTGTTGAACTTGAAGGCAGCCACAGTGGTCTGGTAGTAAGGATCTTCGAAGACTGTCTTGTTGAGCACTATGCCGTCGAAGGTTCCTGACAGATTGAACTGGTTGCCGATTTTAAACGGCTGGCGGCCAAACCTCAGCAGGTCGATTCTCGGGATGTTGCTGAAATCGACGAGAGCCAGGGGGGTTCTGAATGATGTGTCTGCGAGGAATCCCTTGGTGCCCTTGGCTGGATTTAAAACGCTCCAGTCCCCGTCAGCAGCGTTCCAGTAGCCGAATTTTTCAATTCGGACGAATCCTCTGACGCCGTCATTGACGTTGGAGGCTATGTTCAGGGCCAGGCGCTGCTCATAATATTCGCTGTCATAGCTGGCAGCAAAGTTTCTCGGCGCCGCGCGGTCGGAGTATCTGATGCTGTTGGATTTGATTGTGGAGTCGCCCGAAATGTTGATTTTGTCGTTCGGGACCACTCTGGTGGCTTTCATGCCGTTGACTTCCTGCTTCAATGATCCTACAGATGCATGAAGTTTAGCGAGTTCGGTCTTGATTTTATCATGCCGCTCGCCAAGCAGTGCCATCTCATCCTTGAATTCGAGTGAGAGTTTGTTGAGGTCGTCGATGGTGTTCATTTTCAGCGAACGGACGTTAGTGGTGCCCGATTCGAGCTGTCCGAGGGCTCTGGACAGCATCAGCGCGAATTCATAGCGGGTGATTTGCTGATTGCCGTTGAGCTTGCCGGTTTTGTCGCCTTTTAAGATCCCGTCGTCCGCCAGCCGCTGCACGGCTTTGTAAGCCCAGTGATCCCTGGGAACATCGCTGAACGGGGAACTCGCTGCTGTAGCGGCGCTGACGCAGAACGCCACGAGTAAGAGTGCTGTGAAAAGCTTCGTCATCTGTCCTCCTTGATTTCTTCTGCTTTTAAGACATAATTTTTATAATAAATGCTGAATAAGTTTAGCCCATGAAATTGAGAAATGCAAATTTTGTAAATCTGAATCTGAGTACCAGATCTGGAAAGGGTATGTGGTACAGATACCAAATTCATTTAAATCAACCTGGAAAGAATAATGGCAGCTGCGCTGCGCACTGACAGATGATTATAGTTTGAAGCTCCATAAATCGGTTCGAGCTGTAAGGCAGACTGTTCGAAAACACTTTTATGAAGTCCGTAACCTGTTCCCAGGATCAGTAAAATTTCCCTGTCAGGGTCAGAAGTGATTTTTTTAAGATCTGAAAAAATAATATTTTTTTCCGGATTCAGGGAAGCGGAAGTTGTGACGAGCAGCGGATTTGAAATTTTTTCAAGCAGCGCTTCCAGTGAAGGCAGTATTTCCACCAGTTCCAGCGCGACGCTGCGGCTTTCGTTCCATTGCCTGGCTTCCTCTTTCGCCCAGAAATCCACGACAGATTGCAGGAACTCCCGCTGCCTGGGTTCCGGATGGACAACGAAGAATCTTTTAACACCAAACGTGGCGCAGGATCTGGCAATGTCCTGCACGTCGAGCGGGAAGGCCGCAGTTGCCACTGTGTCATGGTTTTTATCCACGCAGGGATAATGGACCAGCACCAGATTAATCATCATCATCTTCTTCCAGCAGCTTCAGATCCTGGCGCGTCAGTTCCAGTTTCCCGAATATATCCGGTCTGCGCTGCCTGGTCCGCAGCAGGGCCTGTTTCCTTCTCCAGAGCTCGATCTTCAGGTGATGGCCTGAGAGCAGCACTTCAGGCACTGATTCGCCCCTGTACTCTGGAGGTCTGGTATAATGCGGACAGTCCAGTTTCTTCTGATAGAATGAATCATTCTGAAATGAGCCTTCGTCGCCTATCACACCCGGAATCTGCCTGGCAATGGCTTCGATCATGCAGATGGCCGGAAATTCACCGCCCATGGTCACATAATCTCCAATGGAGATCTCTCTGGGTTTCAATATTTTCACCATCCGCTCATCAATGCCTTCATAATGGCCGCAAATGAAAGTGAGCTGGCTTTTTTTGGAAAGCTCCAGTGTCAAGGCCTGGGTGAAGACTTCTCCTTGGGGGGAGAGCAGGATCAGTTCGCTGTTTTCAGTATCATAGCCCTCGATGCTCTCAACAGCTTCCACTACCGGTGGTGCCATCATCAGCATGCCGGGCCCTCCTCCATATGGATAATCGTCGACCTGATGATGCCTGTCTTTGGTGAAATCCCTGGGATTGACGATCCGGAAACAGATGATCCCGTTCTGGGAAGCTTTGCCGAGCAGGCTGTATTCAACTGCGCTCTGGACTGTCTCAGGAAAAATCGTCAGGATGTTAATGATCATCGAACAGTTTCAGCAGTTCCTCGGTTTTCGTATCAAGATAAATCACCCTGCCTGTGAGGTCAACTTTCGCGATAAAGGATTTGAGGAATGGGATGAAGATGAAATCATGTTCGTCCCCGACTCTCAATAAGGGATAGGCTGCGTTTTCCTGGATTTCTGTGATTCTGCCGATGGTCTCGCTTCCAAGCTTCACTTCCATATCCTGGAGGTCTGAAATCAGGTATTCATCGCCTGAAGGATGGATCATGTCCTGCTCCTGGATCTGCAAAAGGCCGTTTTTCAAGAGTTCGGCCTGGGTCATGTTTTCAATGCCTGCGAATTTGATCAAAATGCCCT
This DNA window, taken from Candidatus Wallbacteria bacterium, encodes the following:
- a CDS encoding S-layer homology domain-containing protein; its protein translation is MTKLFTALLLVAFCVSAATAASSPFSDVPRDHWAYKAVQRLADDGILKGDKTGKLNGNQQITRYEFALMLSRALGQLESGTTNVRSLKMNTIDDLNKLSLEFKDEMALLGERHDKIKTELAKLHASVGSLKQEVNGMKATRVVPNDKINISGDSTIKSNSIRYSDRAAPRNFAASYDSEYYEQRLALNIASNVNDGVRGFVRIEKFGYWNAADGDWSVLNPAKGTKGFLADTSFRTPLALVDFSNIPRIDLLRFGRQPFKIGNQFNLSGTFDGIVLNKTVFEDPYYQTTVAAFKFNNTSAAAGFNDTNDNDGLDLRLASLKANYGDRFLYELYLANLENDTGILMPDQTVKIGLVNEDTLQNMKWIGLSLNYNLDERWQLQGEVSRKYWEGDVDFNGDGTNDGNSDSGFLAAVVFQPGFKNNVKVQTEHYGKYFTSIGVTGGSIVRRAEAMGYWRDFDSFLTD
- a CDS encoding RNA methyltransferase; protein product: MMINLVLVHYPCVDKNHDTVATAAFPLDVQDIARSCATFGVKRFFVVHPEPRQREFLQSVVDFWAKEEARQWNESRSVALELVEILPSLEALLEKISNPLLVTTSASLNPEKNIIFSDLKKITSDPDREILLILGTGYGLHKSVFEQSALQLEPIYGASNYNHLSVRSAAAIILSRLI
- the trmD gene encoding tRNA (guanosine(37)-N1)-methyltransferase TrmD, with the translated sequence MIINILTIFPETVQSAVEYSLLGKASQNGIICFRIVNPRDFTKDRHHQVDDYPYGGGPGMLMMAPPVVEAVESIEGYDTENSELILLSPQGEVFTQALTLELSKKSQLTFICGHYEGIDERMVKILKPREISIGDYVTMGGEFPAICMIEAIARQIPGVIGDEGSFQNDSFYQKKLDCPHYTRPPEYRGESVPEVLLSGHHLKIELWRRKQALLRTRQRRPDIFGKLELTRQDLKLLEEDDDD
- the rimM gene encoding ribosome maturation factor RimM (Essential for efficient processing of 16S rRNA), whose amino-acid sequence is MLITIGKIARPHGMKGELLVIPETFDPSRFERLKKIYVAFPGEILEHQITSVSIQNQGILIKFAGIENMTQAELLKNGLLQIQEQDMIHPSGDEYLISDLQDMEVKLGSETIGRITEIQENAAYPLLRVGDEHDFIFIPFLKSFIAKVDLTGRVIYLDTKTEELLKLFDDH